One genomic window of Paenisporosarcina antarctica includes the following:
- a CDS encoding DEAD/DEAH box helicase, giving the protein MENDEIYFQFYGTSKKSKNLLTIPLSDFQFRESYTWSHFDKYLAFEELMETDYFSENQSLPISNFYELIENEDFKPILERMGLPVVQMPVKVEIQMTGNSGHEPEFEIFINTNEGIDIRHLALVEFPFIKMSGETYYLNQSIWDVYKAAKLDSFDHKYEQIAKIQKISNLNDFDVDDFLTREKYEYIEEYDLQPTMLDDNTMLLKIVGESDELTSHLNNNNSQTTIKNSNERTRIVSSQQVREDINIINQKKILKGEEIPQFFQNPLSLFPEHEFQFDLESFSKRVIGFVEIKKPRMQYNEGKYSWFDDESGEKLDIDMDELRKDVAAKPNSNFIKHKKMWIFVDNTLRKELNLIDDEEKSHKSKLRLDILDNEENLGYSVSNELNKQFKDFPVPSTLNATLYDYQIEGFRWIASLADSNSSGLLADDMGLGKTMQVITFLLHQQSLGKFAPTLIVLPIALIENWENEINKFAPSLSNKIYIHQGPNRIRNHSILEKQELIFISYDTLKIDQLLFGRINFQNIIADEAQNIKNHSSERSRALRAMKSEFRLAMTGTPVENSLEELWTIMDFVQPGAMFSLNEFKKSFIKNSNVDLLMKTLKPYYLRRTKKEVLSDKLPSKHILAPTYLQASRIQKNISETMLQSIHSKRGNMLTVIGNLRQLYAHPGVFEHIEKKVNIDDAPKLKELITLLDKVKISNEKILIFTEFRKVQSILKKEISSRYGVHVPIIDGNTKNRSEVVKDFGNQTGFGVMLLSPKAAGVGLTITSANHVLHYTRWWNPAVENQSTDRAYRIGQTKDVYVYQIITQDKENFPNGTVEEIMHQMLIDKSELAENVIIPFDTKLFKEQLYSFFEK; this is encoded by the coding sequence ATGGAAAATGATGAAATCTATTTTCAGTTTTATGGGACGAGTAAGAAATCCAAGAACCTTCTTACCATTCCTCTATCAGATTTCCAGTTCAGAGAAAGTTATACATGGAGTCACTTCGATAAATATTTAGCTTTTGAAGAGTTAATGGAAACAGATTATTTTTCAGAAAATCAGTCATTACCAATAAGTAATTTTTATGAACTAATTGAAAATGAAGACTTTAAACCCATTCTGGAGAGAATGGGTTTACCTGTAGTTCAAATGCCTGTAAAAGTAGAAATTCAAATGACGGGCAACTCTGGACACGAGCCGGAATTCGAGATTTTCATTAATACAAATGAAGGAATTGATATAAGACATTTAGCATTAGTAGAATTTCCTTTCATTAAGATGTCAGGAGAAACCTATTATTTGAATCAATCTATATGGGATGTCTATAAAGCCGCAAAATTAGATTCCTTTGACCATAAGTACGAACAAATAGCTAAGATTCAAAAAATATCAAACCTTAATGACTTTGATGTCGATGACTTTTTGACCCGTGAAAAGTATGAATATATCGAAGAATATGACTTGCAACCTACAATGTTAGATGACAATACAATGTTGTTGAAAATAGTGGGGGAATCAGATGAGTTAACATCCCATTTAAATAACAATAATTCACAAACAACAATAAAAAATAGCAATGAACGCACTCGGATTGTATCGAGTCAACAAGTAAGAGAAGACATTAATATTATTAACCAAAAAAAGATTTTAAAAGGTGAAGAAATTCCACAATTCTTTCAAAATCCATTATCGTTATTTCCTGAACATGAATTTCAATTTGACCTTGAATCTTTTTCTAAAAGAGTTATCGGATTTGTTGAAATCAAAAAGCCTCGTATGCAATACAATGAGGGTAAGTATTCCTGGTTCGATGATGAGTCAGGAGAGAAACTGGATATTGATATGGATGAACTAAGAAAAGATGTGGCAGCAAAACCAAATAGCAATTTTATTAAGCACAAAAAAATGTGGATTTTTGTAGATAACACATTAAGAAAAGAATTGAATTTGATTGATGATGAAGAAAAATCACATAAATCAAAACTAAGATTAGACATTTTAGATAATGAGGAAAATCTAGGGTACTCAGTTTCAAATGAACTGAATAAGCAATTTAAAGACTTTCCTGTTCCAAGTACTCTAAATGCTACATTATATGATTATCAAATAGAAGGTTTCCGATGGATTGCATCTCTCGCTGACTCCAATTCGAGCGGACTATTGGCTGATGACATGGGTTTAGGAAAAACCATGCAAGTAATTACTTTCTTATTACATCAACAATCACTTGGAAAATTTGCACCTACATTGATTGTTTTACCTATAGCGTTAATTGAAAACTGGGAAAATGAAATTAATAAGTTTGCACCTAGCCTTTCGAATAAAATCTATATACATCAAGGTCCGAATAGGATACGAAATCATTCAATTCTAGAAAAACAGGAACTTATATTCATTAGTTATGATACCTTGAAAATTGATCAACTATTATTTGGACGAATAAATTTTCAAAATATTATAGCGGATGAAGCTCAAAACATTAAAAATCATTCAAGTGAACGGTCACGTGCATTAAGGGCAATGAAAAGTGAATTTCGTTTAGCGATGACGGGAACTCCTGTAGAAAATAGTTTAGAAGAATTATGGACTATCATGGATTTTGTTCAACCTGGCGCAATGTTTTCGTTAAATGAATTCAAAAAAAGTTTCATAAAAAATAGTAATGTTGATTTATTGATGAAGACACTCAAACCATATTATTTAAGACGAACCAAAAAAGAAGTTCTTAGTGATAAGTTACCATCAAAACACATTCTAGCCCCAACATATTTGCAAGCATCAAGAATTCAAAAGAATATTTCCGAAACCATGCTACAAAGCATTCACTCTAAACGAGGAAATATGTTAACTGTGATAGGGAATTTACGTCAACTATACGCACATCCAGGCGTGTTCGAACACATTGAAAAAAAAGTTAATATTGATGATGCTCCAAAGCTAAAAGAGTTAATTACACTATTAGATAAAGTGAAGATAAGTAACGAAAAAATATTAATCTTCACAGAATTTCGAAAGGTACAATCTATATTGAAAAAAGAAATTTCAAGTAGATACGGGGTACATGTTCCAATAATCGATGGGAATACCAAAAACAGATCGGAAGTAGTTAAAGATTTCGGTAATCAAACCGGGTTTGGTGTGATGCTTCTCTCACCAAAAGCGGCGGGTGTAGGATTGACCATTACAAGTGCTAATCACGTATTGCATTATACAAGATGGTGGAATCCGGCTGTTGAAAATCAATCAACCGATCGTGCATATCGTATAGGACAAACAAAAGATGTATATGTTTATCAAATTATCACTCAAGATAAAGAGAACTTCCCAAATGGAACGGTAGAGGAAATCATGCACCAAATGCTTATTGATAAATCCGAGTTAGCGGAGAATGTTATTATTCCATTTGATACCAAGTTATTTAAGGAGCAGTTGTATTCGTTCTTTGAAAAATAA
- a CDS encoding DEAD/DEAH box helicase family protein, producing the protein MTEVRLITHHLVDDLKRLSETATSMYWMTAFAMTSGVKMVLPQLKATSSLGCEIKMLVGDYLYITQPDALEILLKELPGIELRLFQSGGQSFHPKAYLFRGNDQNHVIVGSSNLSKSALTGGIEWSLHVPTPLDDALFDVAAEEFMKQFYEERTIPVNEETLALYRDQFDIHNIQRPFSMAWSEQEDHEVMYGTSSGDSVLVETKEPYVTQQVLTPRPAQILALQALQDSMQDDYDKALAVMATGLGKTYLAAFFAEQFVRVLFVAHREEILIQAQQSFKNVHPTKSTGFYNAKEKTMNADFTFASVQTLNQRHHLSGFVPDTYDLIVVDEFHHASAPSYLRILDYFKPKFLLGITATPFRLDNKDVFGLCDGNVAISIHFLDAIKQQWLSPFRYYGIYDDTDYSQLRWLGTRYDEEQLASVQLRTGMAQKILQEWIQNKQSRTIAFCSSIRQADFLNHHFQQAGFRSISLNGNTPNEDRLSARERLNSGRLDIIFTVDLFNEGVDIPRVDTLLFVRPTESLAVFTQQIGRGLRIADGKNDCVIIDLIGNYRNADVKWGVFNPTYVGEPEPRLIEQTLPEGCEFNIDTEVIDLILHMTKKLARGKELLILHDHELRKDLGHRPTYLEYHLQAGVDSSMIKREFGTYFNMLKASGELNDKELQVLEDYEEWFLEAERTGMTKSYKMVLLRCMLTRGEDEWFLPIKAVDAAKCFHHYLTDKSYRKNIDFSDKQGKEMEQYDERKVASLIQRMPMTMWGGSAKMITYEDKVFKFDFDVTPDNRSIVYEWTRQICEYRLHTYFEKKSKIISS; encoded by the coding sequence ATGACTGAGGTTCGATTAATCACTCATCACTTGGTGGATGATTTAAAACGGTTAAGTGAAACGGCGACAAGTATGTATTGGATGACAGCATTCGCTATGACATCTGGTGTAAAAATGGTTTTGCCACAGTTGAAAGCCACTTCTTCACTTGGATGTGAAATCAAGATGTTGGTGGGCGATTACCTGTACATTACACAACCTGATGCACTAGAGATCCTACTAAAGGAGTTACCTGGCATTGAACTGAGACTTTTCCAGAGCGGCGGGCAGTCATTTCATCCTAAAGCCTATTTGTTTCGAGGAAATGATCAAAACCATGTCATCGTTGGCTCATCAAATTTGTCTAAATCAGCATTGACTGGCGGCATCGAATGGAGTTTGCATGTTCCGACACCATTAGATGATGCTCTTTTTGACGTAGCTGCTGAAGAATTTATGAAACAGTTTTATGAAGAACGCACCATTCCAGTGAATGAAGAAACGTTAGCGCTATATCGTGACCAATTTGATATCCATAATATCCAAAGACCTTTTAGCATGGCGTGGTCTGAACAAGAGGACCATGAAGTTATGTATGGTACGTCTAGTGGTGATTCGGTTTTAGTGGAAACCAAAGAACCTTATGTTACTCAACAAGTACTGACACCACGGCCAGCACAAATATTAGCTTTACAAGCTCTTCAAGACTCCATGCAGGATGATTATGATAAAGCGTTAGCCGTTATGGCAACCGGACTTGGGAAAACGTATTTAGCCGCGTTCTTTGCAGAGCAATTTGTACGAGTTTTGTTCGTTGCTCATCGTGAAGAAATTCTGATTCAGGCACAACAATCATTCAAAAATGTACATCCAACAAAAAGTACTGGATTTTATAATGCTAAAGAAAAGACGATGAATGCTGATTTTACCTTCGCTTCTGTTCAGACCCTTAATCAGCGGCACCATCTGTCCGGCTTCGTGCCAGATACATATGATTTGATTGTTGTGGACGAGTTCCATCATGCGAGTGCACCAAGCTACCTGCGCATTCTGGATTACTTCAAGCCTAAATTTCTTCTTGGTATTACAGCAACGCCTTTTCGACTGGATAACAAAGATGTTTTTGGACTCTGTGACGGAAACGTCGCTATTTCAATTCATTTTTTAGATGCCATCAAGCAGCAATGGCTATCCCCTTTTCGCTATTACGGTATTTATGACGACACTGACTATTCGCAGCTGCGTTGGCTTGGTACTCGCTATGACGAAGAACAATTGGCAAGTGTGCAATTACGGACGGGAATGGCACAGAAGATTTTGCAGGAATGGATCCAGAATAAACAATCACGAACCATTGCATTCTGTTCATCCATTCGTCAGGCAGATTTCCTAAATCATCACTTCCAGCAAGCCGGATTCCGCTCCATTTCATTGAATGGCAATACGCCAAACGAAGATCGATTGTCTGCGCGGGAACGCTTGAACTCAGGGAGACTCGACATCATCTTTACCGTAGATTTGTTTAATGAAGGCGTAGACATACCTCGTGTCGACACTCTGCTGTTTGTCCGACCTACTGAATCACTTGCTGTCTTTACCCAACAAATCGGGCGTGGCCTTCGGATTGCTGATGGTAAGAATGACTGTGTCATTATCGATTTAATCGGGAACTACCGTAATGCTGACGTGAAATGGGGCGTCTTCAATCCAACATATGTCGGTGAACCTGAGCCTCGTTTAATTGAGCAGACATTGCCAGAAGGCTGTGAATTCAACATCGACACGGAAGTAATCGATTTGATTTTACATATGACTAAGAAACTGGCACGTGGCAAAGAGTTGTTGATCTTGCATGATCATGAACTGCGTAAGGATCTTGGTCATCGGCCGACGTATTTAGAATATCATTTGCAGGCAGGTGTAGACTCTTCGATGATCAAACGTGAATTCGGGACTTATTTCAACATGCTAAAAGCTTCCGGAGAATTAAACGATAAGGAGTTACAGGTTCTTGAGGATTATGAAGAATGGTTTCTCGAAGCCGAACGTACAGGCATGACAAAAAGCTATAAAATGGTACTGCTCCGCTGCATGTTAACACGCGGTGAGGATGAATGGTTTTTACCTATTAAGGCTGTCGATGCAGCGAAATGCTTCCATCATTACCTGACGGATAAATCATACCGCAAGAATATCGACTTTAGCGATAAACAAGGCAAGGAAATGGAACAGTATGATGAACGTAAAGTAGCATCACTCATTCAACGAATGCCCATGACCATGTGGGGCGGCTCTGCTAAAATGATTACCTATGAAGATAAAGTTTTCAAGTTTGACTTTGATGTCACACCGGATAATCGATCAATTGTCTATGAATGGACTAGACAGATTTGTGAATATCGTTTGCACACGTATTTTGAGAAAAAATCCAAAATAATAAGTAGTTAA
- a CDS encoding OmpA/MotB family protein has protein sequence MRRKRTETNYWMSYADLMSAMLMVFALLLTIVILDYREDMSEYQKNMEEKQKQIDAVTNVKNDIIAALTEEFKDSNVKIEVDSQTGAIRFPGNILYDYDSFELSKSGKKFLKEFVPKYFGIILQERFKSEISSIIVEGHTDKAGTYINNLALSQNRAFSVLEEIYAEGFPKFPEQELSKVYVTSNGRSFTVPLSNNDGTYNAEKSRRVEFLFRLKEDERIEEIQKLVNDN, from the coding sequence ATGAGACGTAAAAGAACAGAAACAAATTATTGGATGTCATATGCGGATTTAATGAGCGCAATGCTTATGGTATTTGCTCTTTTATTAACAATAGTCATTCTAGACTATCGAGAAGATATGTCTGAGTACCAAAAGAATATGGAAGAAAAACAAAAACAAATAGATGCAGTAACGAATGTTAAGAATGATATTATCGCAGCATTGACAGAGGAATTTAAAGATTCGAATGTGAAAATAGAGGTTGACAGTCAAACTGGTGCTATCCGATTCCCAGGTAATATATTATATGATTACGATTCTTTTGAGCTTTCAAAATCCGGAAAAAAATTTTTAAAAGAATTTGTTCCAAAATATTTTGGCATTATTCTTCAAGAGCGTTTCAAGAGCGAAATCTCAAGCATTATAGTTGAAGGTCATACCGATAAAGCTGGAACATATATAAATAATTTAGCACTTTCTCAAAACCGCGCATTCTCTGTATTAGAAGAAATTTATGCGGAAGGGTTTCCAAAATTCCCTGAACAAGAGCTCTCTAAAGTATATGTGACTTCTAATGGCAGGAGTTTTACTGTTCCATTATCTAATAATGATGGAACTTATAATGCTGAAAAATCAAGAAGAGTAGAATTTCTATTTAGATTAAAAGAGGACGAGCGAATTGAAGAAATTCAAAAGTTGGTGAATGATAATTGA
- a CDS encoding DUF4145 domain-containing protein, whose amino-acid sequence MKSKPYFYEFLESSSVELAEVARELELSIYSSPRTMVTHARIFADALLQSVMKIEELTDTPFDSLKDRLDKLATNGLLTTEVLEAFDSIRKNGNQAVHQTRSIRISESLMTWEALYVVVKWYIEVYGPTDFEVPVYLDPQPIREEKYDMAELEIRLITLEELLKKAMTQELAGEEVAAGTTSGDGVKIKEEEPGFTTIRTINFEEQTLDIPYFLRDAFLLPQRFNQSTTFLVRLSAEQQARIMSELPQDLKGLHKYVSRFNELTDKRFFDELKVFVEEEKERRRVIMEKQGELFLFFKANYIIVTNGLNEIELTTENFHSIPSLIKQFKLFNIKTVGQLPKELVILGKYENVGVGTVEKLFEQLNQKQDDLQKLNA is encoded by the coding sequence GTGAAATCCAAACCATATTTCTATGAATTTCTAGAGTCATCTTCAGTTGAACTAGCAGAAGTAGCTCGTGAATTGGAATTAAGTATTTATAGTAGTCCACGTACCATGGTGACACATGCTAGAATTTTTGCAGATGCTCTCCTACAAAGTGTTATGAAAATTGAAGAATTGACAGATACACCATTTGATTCATTAAAAGATAGATTAGACAAACTTGCAACTAATGGTTTATTAACTACAGAGGTATTAGAGGCATTTGATTCCATAAGGAAAAATGGAAATCAAGCGGTTCATCAGACTAGATCTATTCGAATAAGTGAATCACTTATGACTTGGGAAGCCTTATATGTAGTGGTGAAATGGTATATCGAAGTATATGGTCCTACAGACTTTGAAGTCCCAGTATACCTGGATCCTCAACCAATTCGAGAAGAGAAATACGATATGGCAGAACTAGAAATTCGCCTTATAACACTTGAGGAACTACTAAAGAAAGCAATGACTCAAGAACTAGCTGGAGAAGAAGTTGCAGCAGGTACTACTAGTGGAGACGGAGTGAAAATTAAGGAAGAAGAGCCTGGATTCACAACGATTCGCACTATCAATTTCGAAGAACAAACTTTAGATATTCCCTATTTTCTACGAGATGCTTTTTTACTTCCGCAACGATTTAATCAAAGTACAACATTTCTTGTTCGATTAAGTGCTGAGCAACAAGCCCGAATCATGAGTGAATTGCCACAAGATCTAAAAGGCTTGCACAAATATGTTAGTAGATTCAATGAATTAACCGATAAAAGATTCTTCGATGAGTTAAAAGTATTTGTAGAAGAAGAAAAAGAACGTCGAAGAGTAATCATGGAAAAACAGGGGGAACTTTTTTTGTTCTTCAAAGCAAACTATATTATCGTCACAAATGGATTAAATGAAATTGAACTGACAACAGAAAATTTCCACTCAATCCCAAGTTTAATTAAACAGTTTAAGCTATTTAATATTAAAACAGTTGGACAGTTGCCCAAGGAACTTGTGATATTAGGTAAATACGAAAACGTTGGTGTTGGAACTGTAGAGAAATTGTTTGAACAACTTAATCAAAAACAAGATGATCTTCAAAAATTAAACGCTTAA
- a CDS encoding DEAD/DEAH box helicase gives MLDKFAKGRYEIASSLLDNINGEEIRILLLQITIEASKKNLKHIDDLDDSNKYDAATLKRLAESLLFRIVFDKGLSKNEKESAALVCAYAYETLCPPLLEETNLNLDSYEFLNRIISSLLYYIAGYDPNAEVITSQLDEILSSITDDESLEVIVIKQLYNFARLKMSQVYIQVKAPYVSNITSFELLEEHCRNACLYNLNDCLNKLSNEFCYVHTVWSEDISSKLNGLSKNSRDCGQETITLLSMLLLLFEELSQARAISILISPSHCDPYIWKRHMKRYIEDGIYLIWPPHKEAIIQGLLDENTNNIIAIPTGTGKSLIAEHKVISYLQRGSVIIYLAPTLALCRQITKNMKKIMDIHDNGKGSSVLIDEEALFSESNLNENEDMILVMTPEKCVSLIANNSELVSKCTLCIIDEFHNIFHGARGALLDLLLSRISQISGASFLIMSALIDDSPKLEHWLKKLNGNHLAITKTKWRPARTLRGFVSHPETEIERAKIEAENSGKNTYRSLLITKLYFCVQDVWAENNQNAYPLELPVKLDVRFKKIKDKRKYNSYYWTVDGYGNDVSRQLGNYLASSNMSVMIFSQGTRHLLNELNKHKKIGIFPQTLTEVTKSYLTLAKEELGFVSELNTGLKDGIGIHTQALINEEQLAVEDFYQKITNGVLCATGTISQGLNLAASVVIVNTTKQYSEQESKSMSKSEVLNMLGRAGRPGFGQQSLGLIVPQYPSTTSENGFTLDSDSTAFLERIDGVEETNSGLLNIIHDIAEKELNEEGIDDDFTLITNVLGFQSQRLRRDLLNKTLATQFLDNTTFDRAFDKWNSWLDSVDKEKKEIILKAAVKSANKASVIEVIIETINQKSVKKLLENEHGESVWLTWFFECISKLDIDFIQKNIHELFTSNEVMIKFLRGWIAGSSILELAIILNQYDIGKLNKLDLSRNNQTSIAKSIKIIREGIRNVSHIATAYISIVDIIVAQEETSSKLPDNLLSISSCLRFGVSSEIAVSLRKLEIPRKISNELSQFIPVNMSVTSFINAWKIKGEINGIAINNDVKRALFIILK, from the coding sequence ATGTTGGATAAATTCGCCAAAGGGAGATATGAAATTGCATCGAGCTTATTAGACAACATTAACGGGGAAGAAATACGAATATTATTGTTGCAGATTACAATAGAAGCTTCGAAGAAAAATCTTAAGCACATTGACGATCTAGATGATAGCAATAAATATGATGCTGCAACTTTAAAACGTTTAGCTGAATCTTTGCTATTTAGAATTGTATTTGATAAAGGTTTATCGAAAAATGAAAAAGAATCTGCCGCGCTTGTCTGTGCTTATGCTTATGAAACTTTATGTCCCCCACTGTTGGAAGAAACCAATTTAAATTTAGATAGTTATGAATTTCTGAATAGAATCATATCATCGTTACTCTATTATATTGCGGGATATGATCCTAATGCGGAAGTAATAACTAGTCAACTTGATGAAATATTATCTTCTATAACTGATGATGAAAGTTTAGAAGTGATAGTTATAAAACAACTTTATAATTTTGCCCGTTTAAAAATGAGTCAGGTTTATATTCAGGTTAAAGCACCATATGTTTCAAATATAACTAGTTTTGAATTATTAGAAGAGCACTGTAGGAATGCTTGTTTATATAATTTAAATGACTGTTTAAATAAACTTTCAAACGAGTTTTGCTATGTTCATACCGTGTGGAGTGAAGATATTAGTTCCAAATTAAATGGATTGTCTAAAAATTCTAGGGACTGTGGACAAGAAACTATTACCTTATTATCAATGTTATTACTTCTATTTGAAGAATTATCACAAGCAAGGGCGATTTCTATTTTAATAAGTCCATCACATTGCGATCCTTATATTTGGAAACGTCATATGAAACGGTATATTGAAGATGGTATTTATCTAATTTGGCCTCCACATAAAGAGGCTATAATTCAAGGTCTTTTGGATGAAAATACAAACAATATAATAGCAATACCTACGGGTACTGGTAAAAGTTTAATAGCTGAACATAAAGTAATTTCATACCTGCAAAGGGGTTCTGTCATAATTTATTTGGCTCCCACCTTGGCGTTGTGCAGACAAATTACTAAAAATATGAAAAAAATTATGGACATTCATGACAACGGTAAGGGCAGTAGTGTACTTATAGATGAAGAGGCTTTATTTTCTGAAAGCAACCTTAATGAAAATGAAGACATGATTTTAGTTATGACCCCAGAAAAATGCGTTTCTCTAATTGCAAATAATAGTGAATTGGTGTCGAAGTGTACTCTTTGTATTATTGATGAATTTCATAATATTTTTCATGGTGCTAGAGGAGCTCTTTTAGACTTATTGTTAAGTAGAATATCTCAGATATCAGGGGCATCTTTTTTGATTATGTCTGCTTTAATTGACGATTCCCCTAAATTAGAGCATTGGTTAAAGAAATTAAACGGTAATCATTTAGCAATAACAAAAACTAAATGGCGACCCGCGAGAACATTAAGAGGTTTTGTAAGTCATCCTGAAACCGAGATTGAAAGAGCTAAAATTGAAGCTGAAAATAGTGGGAAAAATACATATAGATCCCTATTAATTACAAAATTGTACTTCTGTGTACAGGATGTATGGGCTGAAAATAATCAAAATGCTTACCCTTTGGAATTACCTGTTAAATTGGATGTTAGATTTAAAAAGATTAAGGATAAGCGTAAATATAATAGTTACTATTGGACGGTAGATGGGTATGGTAATGATGTTTCTAGGCAATTAGGAAATTATTTAGCATCTAGTAATATGTCTGTAATGATATTCTCACAAGGTACAAGGCATTTATTAAATGAATTGAATAAACACAAGAAAATCGGTATATTCCCACAAACGTTAACAGAAGTTACTAAATCATATCTAACTTTGGCAAAAGAAGAATTAGGGTTTGTATCTGAATTAAATACTGGTCTTAAAGATGGTATTGGAATACACACTCAAGCCTTAATAAATGAAGAGCAGCTAGCAGTAGAAGATTTTTATCAAAAAATCACTAACGGTGTATTATGTGCTACAGGAACTATTTCGCAAGGGTTAAATTTAGCAGCTTCTGTGGTAATTGTTAATACTACTAAACAGTATTCTGAACAAGAATCAAAATCAATGTCTAAATCTGAAGTTTTAAACATGTTAGGACGGGCAGGTAGACCGGGATTCGGCCAACAATCATTAGGGCTTATAGTTCCTCAATATCCATCTACAACTTCAGAGAATGGTTTTACTTTAGATAGTGATTCCACAGCATTTCTTGAAAGAATTGACGGAGTTGAAGAAACTAATTCTGGTTTATTAAATATTATTCATGATATAGCTGAAAAAGAGTTAAATGAGGAAGGCATTGATGATGATTTCACTTTAATAACTAATGTTTTAGGCTTCCAATCACAAAGACTTAGAAGAGATTTGTTAAATAAAACTTTAGCGACTCAGTTTTTAGACAATACAACATTTGATCGAGCCTTTGATAAATGGAATTCATGGTTGGACTCTGTTGATAAAGAAAAAAAAGAAATAATTCTAAAAGCTGCAGTTAAATCAGCAAATAAAGCAAGTGTTATTGAAGTTATTATAGAAACTATAAATCAAAAATCAGTGAAGAAATTATTAGAAAATGAACACGGAGAATCAGTGTGGTTAACTTGGTTTTTTGAATGCATATCCAAACTAGATATTGACTTTATTCAAAAAAATATTCATGAGTTGTTTACTAGCAATGAAGTTATGATTAAATTTTTACGAGGATGGATAGCTGGTTCTTCTATTTTAGAATTAGCAATAATCCTAAATCAGTATGATATTGGTAAGCTAAATAAGTTAGATTTAAGTAGAAACAATCAAACAAGCATAGCTAAGTCTATAAAAATTATTAGGGAAGGAATTAGGAATGTAAGTCATATAGCTACGGCATATATTTCTATAGTTGATATAATTGTAGCCCAAGAAGAGACCTCCAGTAAATTACCTGATAACTTATTATCTATATCTAGTTGTCTCCGATTTGGAGTTTCTAGTGAAATCGCTGTATCGTTAAGAAAGTTAGAAATTCCACGAAAAATTTCAAATGAATTATCACAATTTATACCTGTAAATATGAGTGTAACGTCATTTATAAATGCTTGGAAAATCAAAGGAGAAATCAATGGAATAGCAATAAATAATGATGTAAAGAGAGCTCTGTTTATCATTTTAAAATAA
- a CDS encoding nucleoside triphosphate pyrophosphohydrolase has product MPIYNKLVRDRIPEIIVATNKKYSMKVLEPAEHEVEIKRKLIEELKEYQEATSNEEAIEELADLLELIYAVLPLHGTTIEELEEVRVKKLEKRGGFDNGYYLIEVEDD; this is encoded by the coding sequence ATGCCCATCTACAACAAACTAGTACGCGACCGAATTCCAGAGATTATCGTGGCTACAAACAAGAAATACTCAATGAAGGTGCTTGAACCTGCTGAACATGAAGTGGAAATCAAACGTAAATTAATAGAGGAATTGAAAGAGTATCAAGAAGCCACTTCCAATGAAGAAGCGATTGAGGAATTAGCGGATTTACTTGAACTTATTTATGCTGTGTTACCTTTGCATGGAACTACAATTGAGGAGTTGGAAGAGGTACGAGTAAAAAAACTTGAAAAACGAGGCGGCTTCGATAATGGGTATTACCTGATCGAGGTTGAAGATGACTGA